One window of Nymphaea colorata isolate Beijing-Zhang1983 chromosome 1, ASM883128v2, whole genome shotgun sequence genomic DNA carries:
- the LOC116257537 gene encoding pleiotropic drug resistance protein 2-like, whose protein sequence is MKKKSSSLRKQKSGQPNFVAQSPNTIAEGIDMSIRNHNGSRGSETMAPRKGKVLPFQPLSLVFDHVKYYVDMPAEMKSQGVEENRLQLLRDVSGSFRPGILTTLMGVSGAGKTTLMDVLAGRKTGGYIEGSIKISGYPKKQDTFARVSGYCEQNDIYSPNVTVYESLVYSAWLRLSHDVKADTRKLWS, encoded by the exons ATGAAAAAGAAGTCAAGTTCCCTCAGAAAACAAAAGTCAGGGCAACCAAATTTTGTTGCACAATCTCCCAATACAATTGCTGAAG GAATTGACATGTCAATCAGAAATCACAATGGAAGTCGAGGATCAGAAACAATGGCTCCAAGGAAAGGAAAGGTTTTACCTTTCCAACCACTTTCTTTGGTATTTGATCATGTGAAGTACTATGTGGACATGCCTGCA GAAATGAAAAGTCAAGGAGTTGAAGAAAATCGGCTTCAATTGCTGCGTGATGTTAGTGGTTCTTTTAGACCTGGAATTCTCACCACTTTGATGGGTGTAAGTGGTGCTGGAAAGACCACTTTAATGGATGTCTTAGCAGGGAGAAAGACAGGAGGATATATAGAGGGAAGcataaaaatttctggctatcCAAAGAAGCAGGACACTTTTGCAAGAGTTAGCGGTTATTGTGAACAGAATGACATATATTCACCCAATGTTACAGTTTATGAGTCTTTGGTCTACTCTGCGTGGTTGCGCCTTTCTCACGATGTAAAGGCAGATACACGAAAG TTATGGAGCTAG